In one window of Microtus pennsylvanicus isolate mMicPen1 chromosome 2, mMicPen1.hap1, whole genome shotgun sequence DNA:
- the Immp1l gene encoding mitochondrial inner membrane protease subunit 1, which yields MLRGVLGKAFRLAGYTIQYGCIAHCAFEYVGGVVMCSGPSMEPTIQNSDIVFAENLSRHFYAIQRGDIVIAKSPSDPKSNICKRVIGLEGDKILTTSSSDIFKSHNYVPTGHVWLEGDNLKNSTDSRYYGPIPYGLIRGRIFFKIWPFSDFGFLRDSPNGHRFSDD from the exons ATGCTTCGTGGTGTTCTTGGAAAGGCCTTTCGACTTGCTGGCTATACCATTCAATATGGCTGTATAGCTCATTGTGCTTTTGAATACGTTGGTGGTGTTGTAATG TGTTCTGGACCATCAATGGAACCCACAATTCAAAATTCAGATATTGTCTTTGCAGAAAATCTTAGCCGACATTTTTATGCTATCCAAAG agGTGACATTGTAATTGCAAAAAGTCCAAGTGATCCAAAATCAAATATTTGTAAAAGAGTAATTGGTTTGGAAGGAGATAAAATCCTCACTACCAGTTCATCAGATATCTTTAAAAGCCATAATTAT GTGCCAACAGGTCATGTTTGGTTAGAAGGTGACAACTTAAAGAATTCTACAGACTCCAGGTACTACGGACCTATTCCATATGGACTAATACGAGGACGGATCTTCTTTAAG atttGGCCTTTCAGTGATTTTGGATTTCTGCGTGACAGCCCAAATGGCCACAGATTTTCTGATGATTAG